Proteins encoded by one window of Nyctibius grandis isolate bNycGra1 chromosome 15, bNycGra1.pri, whole genome shotgun sequence:
- the ATAD5 gene encoding LOW QUALITY PROTEIN: ATPase family AAA domain-containing protein 5 (The sequence of the model RefSeq protein was modified relative to this genomic sequence to represent the inferred CDS: substituted 1 base at 1 genomic stop codon), with amino-acid sequence MVGRVAVAAAAASLPGKDGDAQPCKKRREEDTSVKTITRYFSPLAKPVEKVLSPPKPNNILDYFKKTSVTEKATLPVVAGENKILLDADDKDCGIPSKPSLKRKRKGKRVNLSNKLREMKEPENEREIEISSDDSRKTTGLKQDSNDFIATCTLVDQKCARELAEDNVQRENLSNAVISRKKAKKVGSEINGTKNRIRKSRKRKHKVNMDLSESFSSENQLNEKWKKETEGKKKMVSPPTAECDATVSDSSLGVHRDGETSQVNNSIITVSFEDFLKSQGENNVDHVEEDAKPTMDNSATANETDRSDSISDPEKCEESQQLPLRTVTVLAQVHSIPPKLAALHKEQKGSRKIASIFLKQKGCVGEKESSPPLLDSEQAEQVTQKRKSNVVIEEEELELAVLETAGSDSLKPKCTLEERHQFMKAFRQPTSDVIKSGAKKAPGKQKQAIGKSSKEKEGPEDDVASNKGLESGVPEDYVDKYTRSNPENNRTKTKRPKKFQKKGNRRRKASETKEINVSNTSNYNEHEDSGANVLTKENTLDERISSSPKVNELRRSLRQKKIKTSKNITPKKNRIRNTFSEDELSGCPFQTSTPKASKRSLKKSNVYKAEVITVPFDGSSPIRMRFTRINATTKSNKAEAMKNEEFNSKNIKISSASKNISKAKQLIEKAKAIRQNRSKVNEDLPAPVRRSSRQRALAEKKKLQENEESVVILDSSLSNATTTVQNVKQKKLRNLNDVLGKKPRNLKVVKNSNGNWCXVGYPSSFLGRSAQNSAGEPIVIFDESSQDASENSQDDDQFRAKREFLMSGLPESLKRQIAKKAAAMEAYSLASSCFKTVVHVQQKDDCYPMWKLKSPSCPLLTKLRKLNTEVTNITKSTLSLGEFSTVNSKLTGNCSAPVLSGHRPVFPDAFRKDLLDEIMSSNSQFPVRKHFYKFLKKQTERLVFENSVQESRDGSANSEVNQKHSDNWKETKRKRKETEDHKSKRRKQTEGTETEIKSRVSRNRIAPASGEEKAETGQATHLGKNKTQKPDVKTEDTEYSSEPNAFSGIEKEDMLWTEKYQPQDSSELVGNKKEIERLHSWLKEWKKRADWEEKRNQKGEKEDKEHQDSLDSLDFNKSDIEEETSLCNTVLITGPPGVGKTAAVYACAQELGFKIFEVNASCQRSGRQILSQLKEATQSHQVDKKGINAHKPCFFNSCSSAKSPKKMYSPKKVISPRKPPLSPKGAGLKRSLPPKTLANYFKISSKHKGNDGAVTSQEKNKGNTQNSREETKDAQIKSINKEVEGGEHNRKSATSLILFEEVDIIFDEDAGFLSAIKTFMATAKRPVILTTNDPTFSLMFDGYFEEINFRTPSLMNAASYLQVLCLAENLRTDVKDLATLLTTNNCDIRQSVLYLQFWVRSGGGCLKDKCLAHPGGDETNKADHVINSEKTTDSKTDFSQADARLQEFPKCDTGCVETLLGLKNILLPSEDLFTFLKHRITTMEKWNKLVQLLTEFQMKEVDFIYSNLEQLLPLPVQVLSNQPEASNSILERTTIVSSKNRSTNSYCSGKSGPGKKSKKIKKQKRLNILEDSDLFDTGLNYSAEFITLPSDSPTSCAEVNKEESKLLMNKEEKEIKTKTSANEKRSALVLQCLNSLTEFVENMSFLDCCVNKNTREPLDFSEDEGFNWTNGKIKNGLCDEFSMENTDWWSSQSCSEIKAAIEALSFNKCSVNISQNLESLSTRKTPESDQLEGLTLRISNTRNYISFSQSADSSIHKKAQKRLSVIRTVFSRSALNLGNKQASILEYLPTLRSICRSEKLKEQGKTKRRFLHYLEGIHLEIPRQMINNLSLDFP; translated from the exons ATGGTGGGCAGGGTCGCCGTGGCCGCGGCGGCCGCCTCCCTCCCCGGGAAAGACGGCGACGCTCAG CCATGCAAGAAACGGCGAGAGGAAGATACTTCTGTAAAAACAATCACAAGGTATTTTTCACCATTAGCAAAACCAGTGGAAAAAGTGTTGTCaccaccaaaacccaacaatatattggattattttaaaaagacatctgTAACTGAGAAAGCTACATTACCAGTTGtagctggagaaaataaaatactgttggATGCTGATGATAAAGATTGTGGGATACCTTCTAAACCATCTTTAAAGcggaaaaggaaagggaagagagttAATTTAAGTAACAAGCTAAGAGAGATGAAAGAACCTGAGAATGAACGTGAAATAGAAATTAGTAGTGatgacagcagaaaaacaacaggACTTAAACAAGACAGTAATGATTTTATTGCTACTTGTACTTTAGTCGACCAAAAGTGTGCAAGAGAATTAGCAGAAGATAACGTGCAAAGAGAGAACTTGTCAAATGCTGTCATCTCCAGAAAAAAGGCGAAGAAAGTTGgttctgaaataaatggaacaaaaaataGGATAAGAAAATCAAGGAAAAGGAAGCACAAAGTAAATATGGATTTGTCTGAAagtttttcatctgaaaaccagctgaatgaaaagtggaaaaaggaaactgaaggtAAGAAAAAGATGGTCTCTCCTCCAACAGCAGAGTGTGACGCTACTGTTAGTGACTCCAGTCTTGGAGTTCATAGGGATGGTGAGACATCACAGGTAAATAATAGTATAATAACGGTGTCGTTTGAGGACTTCCTGAAGAGTCAGGGGGAAAATAATGTAGATCACGTTGAAGAAGACGCAAAGCCAACAATGGACAATTCTGCTACAGCAAATGAAACAGACAGAAGTGATAGTATTAGTGACCCAGAAAAGTGTGAGGAATCTCAACAGCTACCACTTAGAACAGTAACTGTCCTTGCACAAGTTCATTCCATTCCTCCAAAATTGGCTGCGTTACATAAGGAGCAAAAAGGCTCTAGGAAAATAGCTTCCATTTTTTTGAAGCAGAAAGGATGtgtaggggaaaaagaaagtagcCCGCCCCTCTTGGACAGTGAACAAGCTGAACAGGttactcagaaaagaaaatctaatgTAGTTATTGAGGAAGAAGAATTGGAGTTAGCTGTACTAGAGACTGCAGGGTCAGATTCTTTGAAGCCAAAATGTACTCTGGAAGAAAGGCATCAGTTTATGAAGGCGTTTAGACAACCAACATCAGATGTAATAAAAAGTGGAGCTAAAAAGGcacctggaaaacaaaagcaagcaatTGGAaagtcttcaaaagaaaaagaaggaccTGAAGATGACGTTGCTTCAAATAAAGGATTAGAAAGTGGAGTACCAGAAGATTATGTGGACAAATATACACGTTCTAATCCTGAAAACAATAGAACTAAAACCAAAAGACCTAAAAAGTtccagaaaaaaggaaacagaagaaggaaagcTTCAGAAACTAAGGAAATTAATGTCTCGAATACTAGCAATTATAATGAACATGAGGATTCAGGAGCTAATGTTCTTACTAAGGAAAACACCTTAGATGAAAGAATTTCATCAAGTCCAAAAGTGAATGAGTTAAGGAGGAGTTtaaggcagaagaaaatcaaaacatcCAAAAATATTACACCTAAAAAAAACAGGATTAGAAATACCTTTTCTGAAGATGAATTAAGTGGGTGTCCTTTTCAGACCTCTACACCAAAAGCAAGCAAGCGATCCTTGAAGAAAAGTAACGTCTATAAAGCCGAGGTGATTACTGTGCCCTTTGATGGCAGCAGCCCCATAAG AATGAGGTTTACACGTATCAATGCGACTACGAAATCAAATAAAGCTgaagcaatgaaaaatgaagagttTAACTCCAAAAATATAAAG ATAAGCTCTGCTTCTAAAAATATATCCAAAGCGAAACAGCTGattgaaaaagcaaaggctATACGGCAGAATCGATCAAAGGTTAATGAAGACTTACCAGCTCCTGTGAGGCGCTCATCGCGACAGCGAGCGctggctgaaaagaaaaaattacaagaaaatgaa GAATCAGTAGTAATTTTAGATTCAAGCCTGAGCAATGCCACTACTACAGTGCAGAATGTGAAGCAAAAGAAACTTCGGAACTTAAAtgatgttttggggaaaaagccTAGAAACTTGAAGGTTGTGAAGAACTCAAATGGTAATTGG TGCTAAGTGGGATATCCATCTTCCTTCCTAGGCAGAAGTGCTCAAAACTCTGCAGGGGAACCAATTGTGATCTTTGATGAAAGCAG CCAAGATGCATCTGAAAATTCTCAAGATGATGATCAGTTCAGAGCAAAACGTGAATTCTTGATGAGTGGATTGCCAGAGTCACTGAAAAGACAGAttgcaaagaaagcagcagcaatggaAGCATACTCTCTTGCCAGTTCATGTTTTAAGACTGTTGTCCATGTACAGCAGAAGGATGACT GTTATCCAATGTGGAAATTGAAATCACCATCATGTCCTCTATTAACTAAGCTGAGAAAACTGAATACTGAAGTCACTAACATCACAAAAAGCACTCTCTCACTTGGTGAATTTTCCACTGTGAATTCAAAACTAACTGGAAACTGTTCTGCACCTGTG CTTTCTGGCCACCGACCAGTTTTTCCTGATGCATTCAGAAAAGATTTACTAGATGAGATCATGTCTTCTAATTCTCAATTTCCTGTGAGAAAACACTTCTACAAGTTTCTGAAAAAGCAAACGGAACGGTTGGTTTTTGAAAATAGTGTACAAG aaagcAGAGATGGCAGTGCAAATTCTGAGGTAAATCAGAAACATTCTGACAATTGGAAGGAAActaagaggaaaaggaaagaaacagaagaccacaaatcaaaaagaagaaaacaaactgaaggtacagagactgaaataaaatccagagTTTCCAGGAACCGTATTGCTCCCGcatctggagaagaaaaagcagagacaggacaagcaacacatttgggaaaaaacaaGACCCAGAAACCAGATGTTAAGACAGAAGACACTGAATATTCATCAGAGCCAAATGCATTTTCAG gtATTGAAAAGGAGGACATGCTCTGGACAGAAAAATATCAGCCTCAAGATTCCAGTGAACTTGTAGGgaacaagaaagaaattgaaaggCTACACAG TTGGttaaaagaatggaaaaaaagagctgattgggaagaaaaaagaaatcagaaaggggaaaaggaggacAAAGAGCATCAAG ATTCTTTGGACAGCCTTGACTTCAATAAATCTGATATTGAGGAAGAGACTAGCCTTTGCAATACAGTTCTGATAACTGGCCCACCAGGAGTGGGGAAAACTGCTGCAGTATATGCTTGTGCTCAGGAGCTTGGTTTTAAG ATATTTGAAGTCAATGCCTCTTGCCAGCGTAGTGGCAGACAGATACTGTCTCAACTAAAAGAAGCTACTCAGTCTCATCAAGTGGACAAAAAAGGCATTAATGCACATAAGCCTTGCTTTTTTAACAGTTGTAGCAGTGCCAAGTCACCAA aaaaaatgtattctcCAAAGAAAGTTATTTCACCAAGAAAACCTCCACTGTCACCAAAAGGAGCAGGATTAAAACGAAGCTTACCCCCTAAAACACTTGCaaactatttcaaaatttcttccaAACATAAAGGTAATGATGGAGCAGTAACATCTCAAGAGAAGAATAAAG GAAATACTCAGAATTCACgtgaagaaacaaaagatgcTCAAATTAAGTCTATAAACAAAGAAGTAGAAGGAGGagaacacaacagaaaaagtgCAACATCTCTCATTCTTTTTGAAGAG gtaGATATAATATTTGATGAGGATGCAGGATTTCTAAGTGCAATAAAGACATTCATGGCAACTGCAAAGAGACCTGTAATTCTTACTACCAATG ATCCAACATTCAGCTTAATGTTTGATGGCTATTTTGAAGAGATCAACTTTAGAACCCCTTCCTTG ATGAATGCTGCCAGCTATCTCCAAGTGCTGTGCCTGGCTGAGAATCTACGAACAGACGTGAAAGACCTAGCCACTCTGTTAACCACAAATAACTGTGATATCAGACAAAGTGTTCTCTACTTACAGTTTTGGGTTAGAAGTGGAGGTGGATGCTTGAAAGACAAATGTTTGGCACATCCTG GAGGAGATGAGACAAATAAAGCAGATCATGTAATTAATTCTGAAAAGACTACTGATTCCAAGACTGATTTTTCTCAAGCTGATGCACGACTTCAGGAGTTTCCAAAATGTGATACAGGCTGTGTAGAGACATTGCTTGGCCTTAAGAATATCCTGTTGCCTTCAGAAGATTTGTTTACATTTCTTAAG CACAGAATCACAACCATGGAGAAATGGAATAAATTGgtgcagcttctcacagaattCCAGATGAAGGAAGTGGATTTTATATACAGTAATCTTGAACAACTTCTTCCCTTACCAGTGCAAGTTCTTTCAAACCAGCCTGAAGCCTCTAACTCTATACTTGAAAGGACTACCATAGTTTCATCGAAAAACAGATCTACTAACAGTTATTGCTCTGGAAAAAGTGGCCCTGgaaaaaagtctaaaaagataaagaagcagaaaaggcttaATATATTGGAAGATAGTGACTTGTTTGATACTGGACTGAACTATTCAGCTGAATTCATAACTTTGCCATCAGATAGTCCTACATCATGTGCTGAAGTGAATAAAGAGGAATCAAAATTGTTGatgaataaagaagaaaaagaaattaaaactaaaacctCAGCAAATGAGAAAAGGTCTGCTCTTGTTTTGCAGTGTCTGAATTCACTGACTGAATTCGTGGAGAACATGTCTTTCTTGGATTGCTGTGTAAACAAAAACACCAGGGAACCACTGGACTTTTCTGAAGATGAAGGATTTAATTGGACAAATGGCAAAATCAAAAATGGTCTTTGTGATGAATTCAGTATGGAAAATACTGATTGGTGGAGTTCCCAGAGCTGTAGTGAGATAAAGGCAGCTATTGAAGCACTCAGTTTTAACAAATGTTCTGTTAATATTTCACAAAACTTGGAATCTTTGAGTACCCGTAAAACACCTGAAAGTGATCAGCTGGAGGGACTGACTTTGCGTATTTCAAACACAAGAAATTACATATCCTTCAGTCAGTCGGCTGATTCAAG CATTcacaaaaaagcacagaagaggCTGTCAGTCATCAGAACTGTATTTTCCAGAAGTGCTTTAAACCTCGGTAATAAGCAAGCCAGCATACTTGAATACCTCCCCACTCTTCGCAGTATCTGTAGGTCTGAGAAGCTTAAAGAGCAAGGGAAGACTAAAAGAAG GTTCTTGCATTATCTTGAAGGGATTCATCTCGAAATACCCAGACAAATGATAAACAATCTGTCTTTGGACTTCCCTTAA
- the ADAP2 gene encoding arf-GAP with dual PH domain-containing protein 2 isoform X1, with protein MMERDRNKTLLLELQRAAGTGNDRCADCGEPDPEWASYKLGIFICLNCSGIHRNLPQISRVKSLRLDFWENSLIEFMKKHGNLCAKAKYEAKVPPYYYIPQSCDCLVLKEQWIRAKYEREEFVATRVCQDPCSAGSREGFLWKRGRESRQFQKRQFFLSAREGVMKYYTKESRGPKAIISIENLNAMFQTEKIQHAHGLQITYNTDGQTRNLFVYHESGKEIVDWFNAIRAARYHYLRTTFPTVPETELIPRITRNYVKEGYMEKTGPKQKEAFKVRWFCLDSQERNLMYFKNPLDAFAQGQVFIGRLDEGYEVRAGLPQGVRVKKRKPAITVVTPVREFVFICENDREQREWIDALNGVIAQPLTG; from the exons ATGATGGAGCGCGACCGCAACAAGacgctgctgctggagctgcagagagccGCGGGCACCGGGAACGACCGCTGCGCCGACTGCGGGGAGCCAG ATCCAGAGTGGGCTTCTTACAAACTTGGAATATTCATTTGTTTGAATTGCTCTGGAATCCATCGCAATCTTCCTCAAATCAGCAGGGTCAAATCCCTTCGGCTTGACTTCTGGGAGAACAGTCTTATAGag tttatgAAGAAGCACGGGAATCTCTGTGCCAAAGCTAAATATGAGGCGAAAGTCCCTCCCTACTATTACATTCCCCAGTCCTGTGATTGCTT ggTTTTAAAAGAGCAATGGATTAGAGCTAAATATGAGCGTGAGGAATTTGTTGCCACCCGAGTCTGCCAAGATCCTTGTTCTGCAG GTAGCCGTGAAGGATTCCTCTGGAAGCGTGGGCGGGAAAGCAGACAGTTCCAGAAGAGGCAATTTTTCCTGTCAGCAAGGGAAGGGGTGATGAAGTACTACACCAAAGAA tCCAGAGGTCCAAAAGCGATTATCAGCATTGAGAATCTGAATGCAATGTTCCAGACAGAGAAAATCCAACATGCTCATGGGCTGCAGATCACATACAACACAGATGGTCAAACAAGGAACCTTTTTGTCTATCACGAAAGTGGAAAG GAGATTGTTGACTGGTTCAATGCCATTCGGGCAGCACGTTACCATTATCTCAGAACAACCTTCCCAACTGTCCCTGAGACTGAG CTCATACCCAGGATCACAAGAAATTATGTCAAAGAAGGATATATGGAGAAAACAGGACCAAAA CAGAAGGAAGCCTTTAAGGTACGCTGGTTCTGCCTGGATTCTCAAGAAAGGAACCTGATGTACTTTAAAAATCCACTG GATGCATTTGCACAGGGCCAAGTTTTTATTGGAAGGCTGGATGAGGGATATGAAGTACGAGCTGGCTTGCCCCAGGGAGTCCGGGTGAAGAAGAGGAAACCAGCGATCACTGTGGTCACGCCAGTGAGAGAGTTTGTGTTTATATGTGAGAAcgacagggagcagagggagtGGATAGACGCCTTAAATGGAGTCATTGCCCAGCCTTTGACTGGTTAA
- the ADAP2 gene encoding arf-GAP with dual PH domain-containing protein 2 isoform X2, translated as MMERDRNKTLLLELQRAAGTGNDRCADCGEPDPEWASYKLGIFICLNCSGIHRNLPQISRVKSLRLDFWENSLIEFMKKHGNLCAKAKYEAKVPPYYYIPQSCDCLVLKEQWIRAKYEREEFVATRVCQDPCSAGSREGFLWKRGRESRQFQKRQFFLSAREGVMKYYTKESRGPKAIISIENLNAMFQTEKIQHAHGLQITYNTDGQTRNLFVYHESGKEIVDWFNAIRAARYHYLRTTFPTVPETEQKEAFKVRWFCLDSQERNLMYFKNPLDAFAQGQVFIGRLDEGYEVRAGLPQGVRVKKRKPAITVVTPVREFVFICENDREQREWIDALNGVIAQPLTG; from the exons ATGATGGAGCGCGACCGCAACAAGacgctgctgctggagctgcagagagccGCGGGCACCGGGAACGACCGCTGCGCCGACTGCGGGGAGCCAG ATCCAGAGTGGGCTTCTTACAAACTTGGAATATTCATTTGTTTGAATTGCTCTGGAATCCATCGCAATCTTCCTCAAATCAGCAGGGTCAAATCCCTTCGGCTTGACTTCTGGGAGAACAGTCTTATAGag tttatgAAGAAGCACGGGAATCTCTGTGCCAAAGCTAAATATGAGGCGAAAGTCCCTCCCTACTATTACATTCCCCAGTCCTGTGATTGCTT ggTTTTAAAAGAGCAATGGATTAGAGCTAAATATGAGCGTGAGGAATTTGTTGCCACCCGAGTCTGCCAAGATCCTTGTTCTGCAG GTAGCCGTGAAGGATTCCTCTGGAAGCGTGGGCGGGAAAGCAGACAGTTCCAGAAGAGGCAATTTTTCCTGTCAGCAAGGGAAGGGGTGATGAAGTACTACACCAAAGAA tCCAGAGGTCCAAAAGCGATTATCAGCATTGAGAATCTGAATGCAATGTTCCAGACAGAGAAAATCCAACATGCTCATGGGCTGCAGATCACATACAACACAGATGGTCAAACAAGGAACCTTTTTGTCTATCACGAAAGTGGAAAG GAGATTGTTGACTGGTTCAATGCCATTCGGGCAGCACGTTACCATTATCTCAGAACAACCTTCCCAACTGTCCCTGAGACTGAG CAGAAGGAAGCCTTTAAGGTACGCTGGTTCTGCCTGGATTCTCAAGAAAGGAACCTGATGTACTTTAAAAATCCACTG GATGCATTTGCACAGGGCCAAGTTTTTATTGGAAGGCTGGATGAGGGATATGAAGTACGAGCTGGCTTGCCCCAGGGAGTCCGGGTGAAGAAGAGGAAACCAGCGATCACTGTGGTCACGCCAGTGAGAGAGTTTGTGTTTATATGTGAGAAcgacagggagcagagggagtGGATAGACGCCTTAAATGGAGTCATTGCCCAGCCTTTGACTGGTTAA
- the ADAP2 gene encoding arf-GAP with dual PH domain-containing protein 2 isoform X3 — protein sequence MPNINFMKKHGNLCAKAKYEAKVPPYYYIPQSCDCLVLKEQWIRAKYEREEFVATRVCQDPCSAGSREGFLWKRGRESRQFQKRQFFLSAREGVMKYYTKESRGPKAIISIENLNAMFQTEKIQHAHGLQITYNTDGQTRNLFVYHESGKEIVDWFNAIRAARYHYLRTTFPTVPETELIPRITRNYVKEGYMEKTGPKQKEAFKVRWFCLDSQERNLMYFKNPLDAFAQGQVFIGRLDEGYEVRAGLPQGVRVKKRKPAITVVTPVREFVFICENDREQREWIDALNGVIAQPLTG from the exons atGCCAAATATAAAT tttatgAAGAAGCACGGGAATCTCTGTGCCAAAGCTAAATATGAGGCGAAAGTCCCTCCCTACTATTACATTCCCCAGTCCTGTGATTGCTT ggTTTTAAAAGAGCAATGGATTAGAGCTAAATATGAGCGTGAGGAATTTGTTGCCACCCGAGTCTGCCAAGATCCTTGTTCTGCAG GTAGCCGTGAAGGATTCCTCTGGAAGCGTGGGCGGGAAAGCAGACAGTTCCAGAAGAGGCAATTTTTCCTGTCAGCAAGGGAAGGGGTGATGAAGTACTACACCAAAGAA tCCAGAGGTCCAAAAGCGATTATCAGCATTGAGAATCTGAATGCAATGTTCCAGACAGAGAAAATCCAACATGCTCATGGGCTGCAGATCACATACAACACAGATGGTCAAACAAGGAACCTTTTTGTCTATCACGAAAGTGGAAAG GAGATTGTTGACTGGTTCAATGCCATTCGGGCAGCACGTTACCATTATCTCAGAACAACCTTCCCAACTGTCCCTGAGACTGAG CTCATACCCAGGATCACAAGAAATTATGTCAAAGAAGGATATATGGAGAAAACAGGACCAAAA CAGAAGGAAGCCTTTAAGGTACGCTGGTTCTGCCTGGATTCTCAAGAAAGGAACCTGATGTACTTTAAAAATCCACTG GATGCATTTGCACAGGGCCAAGTTTTTATTGGAAGGCTGGATGAGGGATATGAAGTACGAGCTGGCTTGCCCCAGGGAGTCCGGGTGAAGAAGAGGAAACCAGCGATCACTGTGGTCACGCCAGTGAGAGAGTTTGTGTTTATATGTGAGAAcgacagggagcagagggagtGGATAGACGCCTTAAATGGAGTCATTGCCCAGCCTTTGACTGGTTAA